A genomic window from Salvelinus fontinalis isolate EN_2023a unplaced genomic scaffold, ASM2944872v1 scaffold_0033, whole genome shotgun sequence includes:
- the LOC129842340 gene encoding ras-related protein Rab-13: MAKKYDFLFKLLLIGDSGVGKTCLIIRFAEDNFNSTYISTIGIDFKVKTIDVEGKKVKLQVWDTAGQERFKTITTAYYRGAMGIILVYDITDEKSYENIQNWMKSIKENASAGVSRMLLANKCDIEAKRKVSKETGEKLAKDHGIRFFETSAKASINVDESFMALARDILLKSSKKPGPTGREVKITNAEKKSSKCLLL; this comes from the exons ATGGCGAAGAAGTACGACTTCCTTTTCAAATTATTACTCATTGGAGATAGTGGAGTGGGGAAAACATGTCTGATTATTCGATTTGCTGAGGACAACTTCAACTCAACCTACATATCAACTATCG GCATCGACTTTAAAGTAAAGACGATAGACGTGGAGGGAAAGAAAGTCAAACTGCAAGTCTG GGACACAGCAGGGCAGGAGAGGTTTAAGACCAtcactacagcctactacagagGAGCTATG GGCATCATCCTGGTGTATGACATCACAGATGAGAAGTCCTACGAGAACATTCAGAACTGGATGAAGAGCATCAAGGAG AATGCATCAGCGGGGGTCAGCCGGATGTTGCTAGCTAACAAGTGTGACATTGAGGCCAAGAGGAAGGTATCCAAGGAAACGGGGGAAAAG CTGGCAAAGGATCATGGGATCAGATTCTTTGAGACCAGTGCAAAGGCCAGCATCAATGTTGATGAG TCTTTTATGGCTTTGGCTCGAGATATTCTACTGAAGTCCAGCAAGAAGCCGGGCCCCACAGGTCGCGAGGTCAAAATCACCAACGCTGAGAAGAAATCCTCCAAATGTCTCCTACTGTAG